A region from the Metarhizium brunneum chromosome 7, complete sequence genome encodes:
- the ubp14 gene encoding Ubiquitin carboxyl-terminal hydrolase 14 codes for MSCPHLESLALTPPTPAQSVYREDCTQCFDSIDEPTGLDVCLQCFNGGCAGDRLHSKLHSAIRSHPLSLNIRRTRKVVVRDEPPPKISKLAIAAESEQDRYDTALAVKCLECNTELDITDVKLAPVVDGVMKANTFSRKEEVKAWEQELTSCEHILLMQQHESRKIEQGQLGHCSGCDLRENLWLCLECGNLGCGRRQLGGVDGNSHALAHSTESGHGVAVKLGSITPEGTADIYCYKCDDERIDDNLGQHLAHWGIKLAERQKTEKSLTEMQIEQNLKWDFSMTTEDGKELKPLFGPGLTGLKNLGNSCYLASITQCLFDMPAFCDRYFRPNDDLPIVEDPATDLETQLRKMGDGLWSGRYSKPDADLSTETQVHHQKGLAPAMLKHLIGRGHEEFSTMRQQDAFELLQHLFKLITRSQHPGHLKDPTAPFRFVLEQRLQCLRCNKVRYTVNEQDSVFIDVPLEKIPAAEGVEDAAEQYRPVTLKQCLDNLTAAEKVDLTCAACGSTDGFSKQSLFKTFPEILVVNARKMTVVNWVPIKVDVPVLVPDEPFLLDGYLSKGLQPSEEELPEEPETQTPAFVPDATALAQLEGMGFPLNRCEKALHATGNSDANAAMEWLFSHMEDPDIDAPLNLGGQGGGSGDTADPEKIEMLGAMGFGAPQAKRALKETGGDMERAVEWLFSHPDDQGILEEEGAGSNEPAPSKEPAGRATLPAQFQLQSIVCHKGTSIHAGHYVAFIRKQLEGHQAPSWVLFNDEKVVEATDIDEMRKFAYVYFFKRV; via the exons ATGTCTTGCCCACATCTCGAGTCTCTTG CATTAACCCCTCCGACTCCTGCTCAGTCTGTGTATCGAGAAGACTGTACCCAGTGCTTTGACTCCATA GATGAACCAACGGGCCTCGATGTCTGCCTTCAGTGTTTCAACGGCGGCTGTGCCGGTGACCGCTTGCATTCAAAACTTCACAGCGCGATCCGAAGTCATCCTCTGTCGCTCAACATCCGCCGAACCCGAAAAGTTGTCGTTCGAGACGAACCGCCCCCCAAAATCTCCAAGCTAGCCATCGCTGCCGAGTCTGAACAAGATCGATACGATACTGCCCTTGCTGTAAAATGCCTCGAGTGCAATACCGAGCTCGATATTACAGACGTAAAGCTGGCACCAGTTGTAGATGGTGTCATGAAAGCAAACACCTTCTCACGTAAGGAGGAGGTGAAGGCCTGGGAACAGGAACTTACGAGTTGCGAGCATATTTTGCTTATGCAGCAGCATGAGTCTCGCAAGATTGAACAGGGCCAGCTCGGTCACTGCTCGGGTTGCGACTTGAGAGAAAACCTCTGGCTGTGCCTAGAGTGTGGGAACCTGGGCTGCGGCCGTAGGCAATTGGGGGGAGTGGATGGAAACTCCCATGCACTGGCTCATTCCACAGAGTCTGGCCACGGCGTAGCTGTGAAACTGGGTTCCATCACACCTGAAGGCACAGCGGACATTTACTGCTACAAGTGCGACGACGAACGGATCGACGACAACCTGGGTCAGCACCTGGCTCATTGGGGAATCAAGCTAGCCGAACGACAAAAGACGGAAAAGAGCTTGACGGAGATGCAAATTGAGCAAAACCTCAAATGGGACTTTAGCATGACCACTGAAGATGGAAAGGAGCTCAAGCCACTGTTCGGGCCTGGCCTGACGGGTCTAAAAAACTTGGGTAATAGTTGCTATTTGGCAAGCATCACTCAATGCCTTTTTGACATGCCAGCATTCTGCGACCGCTACTTTCGACCAAACGATGATTTGCCGATTGTGGAAGACCCCGCGACTGACCTGGAGACTCAGCTCCGAAAGATGGGAGACGGTCTATGGTCCGGGCGGTATTCTAAGCCTGATGCTGATCTGTCCACGGAAACACAGGTTCATCACCAAAAAGGGCTGGCACCGGCAATGTTGAAGCACCTGATTGGACGTGGTCATGAGGAATTTTCGACCATGAGACAGCAAGATGCATTTGAACTCCTCCAACATCTCTTCAAGCTCATTACTAGATCACAGCACCCCGGTCATCTCAAGGATCCAACTGCGCCATTCAGATTCGTCCTGGAACAAAGGCTTCAGTGTCTAAGGTGCAATAAGGTTCGTTATACTGTTAACGAGCAGGACAGCGTCTTCATCGACGTTCCCCTAGAGAAAATTCCTGCAGCAGAGGGGGTCGAGGATGCCGCCGAACAGTATAGGCCAGTCACACTCAAACAGTGTCTCGACAACTTGACCGCGGCTGAAAAGGTCGATTTGACATGCGCAGCTTGCGGAAGCACCGACGGATTCAGCAAACAATCACTGTTCAAGACATTCCCCGAGATTCTGGTTGTGAATGCTCGTAAAATGACGGTAGTTAATTGGGTTCCGATTAAGGTCGATGTACCAGTTCTTGTACCCGATGAGCCCTTCTTACTTGATGGATACTTGTCAAAGGGCTTGCAGCCTTCTGAAGAGGAATTGCCAGAGGAGCCCGAAACCCAAACCCCCGCCTTTGTGCCCGATGCCACAGCCCTGGCTCAGTTGGAAGGCATGGGATTCCCACTCAATCGCTGCGAGAAGGCCTTGCATGCCACTGGGAACTCGGATGCCAATGCAGCTATGGAGTGGCTGTTTAGCCATATGGAGGATCCTGATATTGACGCCCCTCTAAATCTtggtggccaaggaggagggtCTGGAGATACTGCCGATCCCGAGAAGATTGAGATGCTCGGTGCCATGGGCTTCGGCGCTCCGCAGGCTAAGAGGGCACTGAAGGAGACtggtggtgacatggagcGTGCTGTTGAGTGGCTCTTTAGCCATCCAGATGACCAAGGCATTTTGGAAGAGGAGGGTGCCGGCTCTAATGAGCCAGCTCCTTCCAAGGAGCCGGCTGGGCGTGCTACGCTTCCCGCGCAGTTCCAGCTTCAATCCATCGTGTGTCACAAGGGAACAAGTATCCATGCCGG TCATTACGTGGCCTTCATTCGAAAACAATTAGAGGGCCACCAGGCTCCTAGTTGGGTACTCTTCAATGACGAGAAGGTTGTCGAAGCAACTGATATTGATGAGATGCGGAAGTTTGCGTACGTCTATTTTTTCAAGAGGGTGTAA
- the Mad2l1 gene encoding Mitotic spindle assembly checkpoint protein MAD2A: MSSKEPRPKEKDKSKVHKLSLKGSSRLVAEFFQYSIHSILFQRGVYPAEDFTAVKKYGLNMLVSADDQVKAYIKKIMSQLDKWMVGGKISKLVIVITDKDTGEHVERWQFDVQISQPAAKSKPKAPPQPTDQENVAPAAAAAAPEKTEAEIQAEIAAIFRQITASVTFLPQLSGDCTFNVLVYADADSDVPVEWGDSDAKEIANGEHVQLRGFSTANHRVDTLVSYRLGD; this comes from the exons ATGTCGTCGAAAGAGCCACGACCGAAAGAGAAAGACAAGTCCAAGGTGCACAAGCTCTCGCTCAAGGGCAGCTCCAGACTGGTCGCCGAGTTT TTTCAATACTCGATACACTCGATTCT ATTCCAACGCGGTGTCTACCCTGCCGAAGACTTCACCGC CGTCAAGAAATATGGCCTCAACATGCTCG TCTCGGCCGACGACCAAGTCAAGGCATACATCAAGAAAATCATGAGCCAGCTCGATAAATGGATGGTGGGCGGCAAAATATCCaagctcgtcatcgtcattaCCGACAAGGACACGGGAGAGCATGTCGAGCGTTGGCAATTCGAT GTTCAAATCTCACAACCGGCGGCAAAGTCCAAGCCGAAAGCACCCCCCCAACCCACCGACCAGGAAAACGTTGCGCCGGCAGCCGCTGCGGCTGCGCCAGAAAAGACAGAAGCCGAGATTCAAGCCGAAATCGCCGCCATTTTCCGCCAGATTACGGCCTCTGTCACTTTCCTGCCACAACTCAGCGGCGACTGCACGTTTAATGTACTCGTCTATGCCGATGCGGACAGCGACGTTCCCGTGGAATGGGGCGATTCGgatgccaaggagattgccAACGGCGAACATGTCCAGCTCCGGGGGTTTAGTACGGCAAATCATCGTGTAGATACCCTCGTCAGCTACAGGTTGGGAGACTAG
- the DBP3 gene encoding ATP-dependent RNA helicase DBP3, which translates to MAATKHTLAEDESVRPSKKTKIYDGNDASEVRIKKDKKDKKEKKEKKEKKEKKEKKEKKRKSEKSNVVVDDAKARDLEIQRKAEKKAKKDKKERKLKEAQELKDNVSIKAPAEVSSVSEKDEKALSSERASTSGSYVQTISLSNVPQDDVDAFMSTNQIAITDPRGETSSLRPVVEFHHLPSTNLLEKTPSPFANFKAPTPIQAASWPSTLSGRDVVGVAETGSGKTMAFALPCVESVSAIGKKGTKAVIVSPTRELAMQTHTQLASLAALAKLKCVCLFGGSSKDEQRAMVNRGADIIVATPGRLKDFMSDSTVDLSGCQFAVLDEADRMLDKGFEDDIKQILGACLARERRQTLMFTATWPQSVQALASTFMVDPVKITIGSGGKETENGSVELQANTRISQKVEVVDPKDKEFRLLQILKQHQQGKQKNDRILVFCLYKKEATRVENFLSRKGIRVGGIHGDLKQEQRTRSLEAFKTGQTPVLVATDVAARGLDIPEVKLVINVTFPLTIEDYVHRIGRTGRAGKTGEAHTLFTVQDKAHSGSLVNILRGANQPVPDDLLKFGTTVKKKTHDMYGSFFKDVDMTQKATKITFD; encoded by the exons atggctgccacgaAACATACACTCGCAGAGGACGAGTCTGTACGACCGAGTAAAAAGACCAAGATTTATGATGGCAACGATGCATCCGAAGTGCGGAtaaagaaggacaagaaggacaagaaagaaaagaaggagaagaaggagaagaaagagaagaaggaaaagaaggaaaagaagcgcAAATCCGAAAAATCtaatgtcgtcgtcgatgatgCAAAGGCAAGGGACCTCGAAATACAGCGCAAGGCCGAaaagaaggccaagaaggacaagaaagaaaggaagTTGAAGGAGGCGCAAGAATTAAAAGATAATGTTTCGATCAAAGCGCCCGCCGAGGTATCGAGCGTGTCcgagaaggacgagaaaGCCTTGAGTAGTGAAAGGGCCTCCACCTCGGGGTCATATGTCCAAACAATCAGCCTATCCAATGTTCCCCAAGACGACGTCGATGCCTTCATGTCGACGAACCAGATTGCCATTACCGATCCCCGAGGCGAGACATCGTCCCTTCGGCCAGTCGTCGAATTCCACCACCTTCCCTCGACGAACCTGCTCGAGAAGACCCCGTCGCCGTTTGCAAACTTCAAGGCTCCCACCCCCATCCAGGCCGCGTCATGGCCCTCCACGCTGTCCGGCCGAGATGTCGTCGGCGTTGCAGAGACAGGCTCTGGCAAGACCATGGCATTTGCTTTGCCTTGCGTCGAGTCCGTTTCCGCCATTGGTAAAAAGGGAACCAAGGCAGTCATTGTCTCGCCCACCCGCGAGCTAGCCATGCAGACGCATACGCAGCTGGCTTCATTGGCCGCGCTGGCCAAGTTGAAGTGCGTTTGCTTGTTCGGAGGCTCATCAAAAGACGAGCAGAGGGCAATGGTAAACCGAGGTGCCGACATCATTGTGGCCACTCCTGGCCGCTTGAAAGACTTCATGTCCGACAGTACTGTTGATCTGAGTGGCTGTCAATTCGCCGTTCTGGACGAGGCTGATCGCATGCTCGACAAGGGGTTCGAGGACGACATCAAACAAATTCTGGGTGCTTGCCTCGCCCGAGAGAGGAGACAGACGCTCATGTTTACTGCCACCTGGCCGCAGTCGGTCCAAGCTCTGGCGTCTACTTTCATGGTTGACCCCGTCAAGATCACCATTGGTTCAGGCGGCAAAGAAACCGAGAACGGCTCCGTAGAACTGCAAGCCAACACCCGAATTAGCCAAAAAGTCGAGGTCGTGgaccccaaggacaaggagttTCGCTTGCTCCAGATTTTGAAACAGCACCAGCAGGGCAAACAGAAGAACGACCGTATCCTGGTCTTCTGCCTGTACAAGAAGGAGGCCACTCGTGTAGAAAACTTCCTCAGCCGCAAGGGCATTCGCGTTGGCGGCATACATGGTGATTTGAAGCAAGAGCAGCGAACACGCAGCTTGGAAGCCTTCAAGACTGGCCAGACTCCTGTGCTCGTCGCGACCGACGTCGCCGCGCGTGGATTGGATATTCCCGAAGTTAAGCTGGTAATAAACGTTACC TTCCCTTTGACGATTGAGGATTATGTTCACCGAATCGGCCGTACCGGCCGGGCTGGCAAGACCGGCGAGGCACACACCCTATTTACAGTCCAAGACAAGGCACACTCTGGCTC CCTGGTCAACATTCTCAGGGGCGCCAATCAACCCGTCCCCGACGATCTGCTCAAGTTTGGCACGActgtcaagaagaagactcACGACATGTACGGATCATTCTTCAAAGATGTAGACATGACACAAAAGGCGACAAAGATTACGTTTGACTAG
- the SP1 gene encoding Subtilisin-like protease 1: MKSLHGLVGLLLSASLASSGLVPRDASIPTANQTSENGSIECDKRGTRGTLVSQSNAPANLVRLSNNAIQGVSNYTYDESAGEGITVYVIDGGIRLTHKEFGGRASYGAIFSTILPRNERDYDGHGTHIAGIIGGATYGVAKKVKLVAVRIDSKNASQMIKAADFVIEDVKKKGIQGKAVICMSMHIDASNEVDQKFEEAVDSGVVVVVSAGNNNKDAGNYSPARHPKIITVAAIYDDTDFHWPNSNWGSSVTIYAPGVGIRSAGPASDTDKRLYDGTSQAAPHVAGLAAYIMALEGITEPAKVMSRLISLAEETGSRVHWTDPNTTTLIATNGLAGRLDPAIANKVKKLPWLSPEGYLVDRVTPCGSFYYSDANCGTARYCDSYDRGKPTTPKKGFFKSAQECLDAHEPPPILPWIEKPTIVRHERCDETDISAKCPEACGTEKYDEEFCGTKFICEGFDEKPKPIWAIEYPNTKACFDGHEPQPVSSNQSMPAAAA, translated from the exons ATGAAGTCCCTTCACGGCCTCGTTGGCCTCCTTCTGTCGGCAAGCCTGGCATCATCCGGGCTTGTTCCTCGAGACGCTAGCATCCCCACTGCCAATCAGACTAGCGAGAACGGCTCTATTGAGTGCGATAAACGTGGTACACGCGGTACCCTGGTCAGCCAGTCGAATGCTCCCGCTAACCTTGTCCGCCTCTCGAACAACGCAATTCAGGGCGTCTCCAACTACACCTACGATGAATCGGCGGGTGAAGGAATCACGGTCTACGTGATCGATGGAGGCATTCGTCTCACGCATAAGGAGTTTGGAGGGCGTGCCAGTTATGGCGCTATATTTTCAACCATATTACCTAGAAAT GAACGTGACTATGATGGTCACGGAACCCATATCGCTGGAATTATTGGTGGCGCAACGTATGGCGTCGCCAAGAAGGTAAAGCTTGTAGCTGTCAGAATAGACAGCAAGAACGCATCACAGATGATAAAGGCAGCGGATTTTGTCATTGAAGATGTCAAAAAGAAGGGCATCCAAGGGAAAGCCGTCATCTGCATGTCAATGCACATTGACGCCTCCAACGAGGTCGATCAGAAATTTGAAGAAGCCGTTGATTcaggggtggtggtggtggttagTGCTGGCAACAATAAT AAAGATGCCGGAAACTACTCCCCCGCAAGGCATCCAAAAATCATCACCGTTGCAGCAATATATGATGACACTGATTTCCACTGGCCCAATTCAAACTGGGGTTCCTCGGTTACCATCTACGCTCCTGGCGTTGGAATAAGGAGTGCAGGTCCTGCTTCCGATACCGACAAAAGACTTTATGATGGCACAAGCCAGG CTGCTCCCCACGTTGCTGGCCTCGCTGCATACATCATGGCCCTCGAGGGCATCACTGAGCCTGCCAAGGTCATGTCCCGGCTGATAAGTCTTGCCGAGGAAACGGGGTCCCGAGTCCATTGGACGGATCCCAACACGACCACCCTTATTGCCACCAACGGACTGGCAGGTAGACTGGATCCTGCCATTGcaaacaaggtcaagaagcTCCCTTGGCTCTCTCCTGAAGGCTATTTAGTTGATAGAGTTACTCCTTGTGGCAGCTTCTACTATAGCGATGCAAATTGCGGCACCGCCCGCTACTGTGATTCTTACGACAGAGGTAAGCCTACAACCCCCAAGAAAGGCTTCTTTAAAAGCGCCCAGGAATGTCTCGATGCCCATGAACCACCACCCATTCTACCTTGGATTGAAAAGCCAACGATTGTCCGTCACGAGCGGTGCGATGAAACTGACATCAGTGCCAAATGTCCGGAGGCGTGTGGCACCGAGAAGTATGACGAGGAATTTTGTGGCACCAAGTTTATCTGTGAGGGCTTTGACGAAAAGCCGAAACCCATATGGGCCATCGAATACCCGAATACAAAGGCCTGTTTCGACGGTCACGAGCCTCAACCTGTCTCTTCGAACCAAAGCAtgcccgctgctgccgcaTAG